The proteins below come from a single Odontesthes bonariensis isolate fOdoBon6 chromosome 18, fOdoBon6.hap1, whole genome shotgun sequence genomic window:
- the marcksl1b gene encoding MARCKS-related protein 1-B, with amino-acid sequence MGSHSSKGEVAAEANAAAADAAAVKTNGQENGHVKTNGDVSTKPDGDAAATNGSAEAAKEPEAAAGGDAIEPAPAADGEAAKPEGEGAAKETPKKKKTKKFSLKKSFNIKLNLKKSKKSEAVKEEAADTATAAAAAPSEEKPAENGAAAPAEEKKEEVKEEAAPPAEAEAPKAEEGPAKEEAPKEEAKEAAAPAPEATKPTEESSSTPAPSEKKE; translated from the exons ATGGGATCCCACTCATCCAAGGGAGAGGTGGCCGCGGAGGCGAACGCTGCCGCCGCTGATGCCGCGGCTGTCAAAACCAACGGACAG GAGAATGGGCATGTGAAAACCAATGGCGACGTCTCCACAAAGCCTGACGGGGATGCCGCTGCCACCAATGGCTCCGCTGAAGCAGCCAAAGAGCCCGAAGCCGCCGCGGGAGGTGACGCTATTGAGCCGGCACCTGCTGCAGATGGAGAGGCCGCCAAACCCGAAGGCGAGGGCGCAGCAAAGGAGAcccccaagaagaagaagacaaagaagTTCTCCCTGAAGAAGTCCTTCAACATCAAGCTTAACCTGAAGAAGAGCAAGAAAAGCGAGGCCGTGAAAGAGGAGGCGGCAGACACAGccaccgccgccgccgccgccccctCTGAGGAGAAGCCTGCTGAGAACGGAGCCGCCGCTCCAGcggaggagaagaaggaggaggtgaAAGAGGAGGCTGCTCCTCCTGCTGAGGCCGAGGCTCCAAAGGCAGAGGAGGGGCCGGCTAAAGAGGAAGCCCCCAAGGAGGAGGCCAAGGAAGCAGCTGCTCCGGCTCCTGAGGCTACGAAACCAACAGAGGAGAGCAGCTCAACCCCCGCTCCCTCTGAAAAGAAAGAGTGA
- the eif3i gene encoding eukaryotic translation initiation factor 3 subunit I encodes MKPILLQGHERSITQIKYNREGDLIFSVAKDTVCNAWYSVNGERLGTYNGHTGAVWCIDCDWDTKNVLTGSADNSCRLWDCETGKQLALLNTNSAVRTCGFDFSGNIIMFSTDKQMGYQCFLNFFDLRDPQQIDDNQPYQSIPCSDHKITSAVWGPLGEFVNAGHENGEINQFSAKSGEILKKAKEHTKQVNDMQTSVDLSMFITASKDNTAKLLDSTSLDHIKTFKTERPVNSAAISPIMDHVVMGGGQEAMEVTTTSTRIGKFEARFFHAAYEEEFGRVKGHFGPINCVAFHPDGKSYSSGGEDGYVRIHYFDPQYFDFELEA; translated from the exons ATG aaaccAATCCTGCTCCAGGGCCACGAGAGGTCCATCACTCAAATCAAATACAACAGAGAAGGAGACCTGATCTTCTCTGTAGCTAAAGACACG GTTTGCAACGCGTGGTATTCTGTGAACGGCGAGAGGCTCGGTACCTACAATGGACACACGGGAGCCGTGTGGTGCATCGACTGTGACT GGGACACTAAGAACGTACTGACAGGGTCAGCAGACAACAGCTGTCGACTGTGGGACTGTGAGACCG GTAAACAGCTGGCTCTGCTCAACACCAACTCTGCCGTCAGGACATGCGGCTTCGACTTCAGCGGCAACATCATCATGTTCTCCACGGACAAACAGATGGGTTACCAGTGCTTCCTGAACTTCTTTGACCTGAGGGATCCACAGCAGATAG ATGACAACCAGCCCTACCAGTCCATACCCTGCAGTGATCACAAGATTACCAGTGCCGTGTGGGGGCCTCTGGGAGAGTTTGTCAACGCCGGCCACGAGAACGGAGAAATCAACCAGTTTAGCGCCAAG tcTGGAGAAATCCTGAAGAAGGCCAAGGAGCACACCAAGCAGGTCAATGACATGCAGACATCAGTGGATCTCAGCATGTTCATCACTGCCTCCAAAGACAACACAGCCAAA TTGTTGGACTCCACTTCTCTGGATCATATCAAGACTTTCAAGACGGAGAGACCCGTCAACTCTGCTGCCATCTCCCCCATAATGGATCAT GTGGTGATGGGGGGTGGACAGGAAGCCATGGAGGTCACCACTACCTCCACCAGGATTGGCAAGTTTGAGGCCAG GTTCTTCCATGCTGCCTACGAGGAGGAGTTTGGCAGGGTCAAAGGTCATTTTGGTCCCAtaaattgtgttgctttccatCCCGATGGCAAGAG TTACAGCAGCGGAGGAGAAGATGGATATGTAAGGATTCATTACTTTGACCCACAGTACTTTGACTTTGAACTGGAGGCTTAA
- the hdac1 gene encoding histone deacetylase 1, with protein MALSQGTKKKVCYYYDGDVGNYYYGQGHPMKPHRIRMTHNLLLNYGLYRKMEIYRPHKASGEEMTKYHSDDYIKFLRSIRPDNMSEYSKQMQRFNVGEDCPVFDGLFEFCQLSTGGSVAGAVKLNKQQTDIAINWAGGLHHAKKSEASGFCYVNDIVLAILELLKYHQRVLYIDIDIHHGDGVEEAFYTTDRVMTVSFHKYGEYFPGTGDLRDIGAGKGKYYAVNYPLRDGIDDESYEAIFKPIMAKVMEMYQPSAVVLQCGADSLSGDRLGCFNLTIKGHAKCVEYIKGFNLPLLMLGGGGYTIRNVARCWTYETAVALDSSIPNELPYNDYFEYFGPDFKLHISPSNMTNQNTNEYLEKIKQRLFENLRMLPHAPGVQMQAIPEDAPHPDSGDEDEEDPDKRVSIRAHDKRIACEEEFSDSEDEAEGQGGGRRNAANHKKTKRVKKEEEKEGEEKKEVKEEEKEEEKMDTSGPKEEVKAT; from the exons ATGGCGCTGTCTCaaggaacaaagaaaaaagtttgCTATTACTATGACG GTGACGTTGGAAACTACTACTATGGCCAAGGCCACCCCATGAAACCCCACAGGATCCGCATGACACACAACCTCCTCCTCAATTATGGACTGTACAGGAAAATGGAGATCTAT AGACCGCACAAAGCCAGCGGTGAAGAGATGACAAAGTACCACAGTGACGACTACATTAAGTTCCTGAGGTCCATCCGGCCAGACAACATGTCTGAGTACAGCAAACAAATGCAGAGAT TTAACGTCGGAGAGGACTGTCCAGTGTTTGATGGTCTGTttgagttttgtcagctctcaACAGGCGGCTCTGTGG CTGGAGCCGTGAAGCTGAACAAGCAGCAGACGGACATCGCCATCAACTGGGCCGGCGGACTCCATCACGCCAAGAAGTCCGAGGCCTCCGGTTTCTGCTACGTCAACGACATCGTCCTGGCCATCCTGGAGCTGCTCAA ATACCACCAGAGGGTGTTATACATAGACATTGACATCCACCATGGTGATGGAGTAGAGGAGGCCTTCTACACCACTGACAGGGTCATGACCGTCTCTTTCCACAAGTATGGGGAGTACTTCCCTGGCACTGGAGAtctgagg GACATTGGGGCAGGAAAGGGCAAGTACTATGCAGTGAACTACCCTCTTAGAGACGGCATCGATGATGAGTCGTATGAAGCCATCTTCAAGCCT atcaTGGCTAAAGTCATGGAGATGTACCAGCCGAGTGCTGTGGTTCTGCAGTGTGGGGCAGATTCTCTCTCTGGAGACCGGCTGGGCTGCTTCAACCTCACCATCAAAG GCCACGCCAAGTGCGTTGAGTACATCAAAGGTTTCAACCTTCCTCTGCTGATGCTGGGCGGGGGAGGTTACACCATCCGCAACGTGGCCCGCTGCTGGACGTACGAAACCGCCGTCGCCTTGGACAGCTCCATTCCCAACGAGTTGCCCTACAATGATTACTTCGAGTACTTTGGGCCCGACTTCAAGCTGCACATCAGCCCCTCCAACATGACCAACCAGAATACCAACGAGTACCTGGAGAAGATCAAACAGAGGCTCTTTGAAAACCTCCGCATGCTGCCTCACGCGCCCGGTGTCCAGATGCAGGCGATCCCAGAGGATGCTCCTCACCCGGACAGCGGGGACGAGGACGAGGAAGACCCCGACAAACGCGTCTCCA TCCGGGCCCACGACAAGAGGATAGCCTGCGAAGAGGAGTTTTCAGACTCTGAGGACGAGGCGGAGGGTCAGGGGGGAGGCCGCAGGAACGCAGCcaaccacaaaaagacaaaacgagtgaagaaagaggaagagaaggaaggagaggaaaaaaaag AAGTGAAGGAAGaggagaaagaagaagagaagatggATACATCTGG ACCAAAAGAGGAGGTGAAGGCGACTTGA